The proteins below come from a single Lepidochelys kempii isolate rLepKem1 chromosome 20, rLepKem1.hap2, whole genome shotgun sequence genomic window:
- the LOC140900846 gene encoding intercellular adhesion molecule 1-like isoform X2, translating to MATAQGEVRPLSAGERQLTCTVSVGPVSRSAGQSVLVYSLPEPILEITESQIHVNSSVIVTCLSPEAHPPDVLLQLRDAKRVLVRSAPAQPLLDFPLTAGEEDNGREFTCEARLASANQTVKRTSARLTVLYGPRMDDSGCPREWTWKEGTEQTFSCQAQGNPEPAVVCKKDGVPFSIGVQQQVRREDAGTYHCKAFNSYGYASRDVTIHVEYLNVLLLVLVLLAVTAAVTGLGGGIYLYYRSTRIRKYRLKQKQAKPAEQGKPAEQVSLNGAAQNTPEVEHRV from the exons ATGGCCACAGCCCAGGGCGAGGTTCGGCCCCTGTCCGCAGGCGAGCGCCAGCTGACCTGCACCGTGTCCGTGGGGCCCGTGTCCAGATCTGCAGGGCAGAGCGTTCTCGTTTACA GTCTCCCTGAGCCCATCCTGGAGATAACTGAGTCCCAGATCCACGTTAACAGCAGCGTCATCGTTACGTGCCTTTCTCCTGAAGCCCACCCCCCGGACGTCCTGCTCCAGCTCAGAGACGCCAAGCGAGTCCTGGTCCGCAgcgcccccgcccagcccctTTTGGACTTCCCGCTGACGGCTGGCGAGGAAGACAACGGGAGGGAGTTCACGTGTGAAGCAAGGCTTGCCTCAGCCAACCAAACCGTGAAACGCACGTCTGCCAGGCTCACTGTCCTCT ACGGGCCCAGGATGGACGACTCCGGCTGCCCCAGAGAGTGGACCTGGAAGGAGGGGACGGAGCAAACCTTCTCCTGCCAGGCACAGGGGAACCCAGAGCCAGCCGTGGTGTGCAAGAAGGACGGGGTGCCCTTCAGCATCGGGGTGCAGCAGCAGGTCAGGAGAGAGGACGCCGGGACCTACCACTGCAAAGCATTCAACAGCTACGGCTACGCCAGCCGGGATGTGACCATCCACGTGGAGT ATCTCAACGTCCTGCTGTTGGTCCTGGTGCTGCTCGCCGTGACCGCTGCGGTGACTGGACTCGGCGGGGGGATCTACCTGTATTACCGCTCCACGAGAATCCGCAAGTACCGGCTCAAGCAGAAGCAGGCCAAGCCGGCCGAGCAGGGCAAGCCGGCCGAGCAGGTGAGCCTGAACGGGGCCGCGCAGaacacacctgaagtggagcacagaGTCTAG